From a region of the Nerophis lumbriciformis linkage group LG06, RoL_Nlum_v2.1, whole genome shotgun sequence genome:
- the LOC133608407 gene encoding uncharacterized protein — MCKVELLRVLVKQRLTAAVEEIFVVLERTIAEYEEELSRTKEENERQRQLLDALFNKHGEEVHVADVSEEHLPPEQQEWSSRREQEEPQPPHVKEEEGDYSIGQDGEHLEGLEEFPVIGVIVKSEYDEVKGESEPPSSSSSQHQTREGDGDHCGGSQADLAPLSESEHTSADTDHEAGQTCHADNARFQCSFCDKTFGKKRNMKRHMRCHTAEKPFMCSDCGKTFSIKGHLIRHTRTHTGEKPFACSVCHQTFSRKASLIIHTRTHTGEKPFSCAVCGKSFTHRSTWVRHKRAHTGEKPYACSVCNKRFSQNEYLIAHKRTHTGEKPFPCSVCHTYFRDRSALSNHMRRHTDEKPFSCTMCNTSFRDRSSLRKHIKTHTTQSV; from the exons atgtgcaaaGTAGAACTGCTGAGAGTGTTGGTGAagcagcgactaactgctgctgtggaagaaatatttgtagtgttagaaagaacgatagcagaatacgaggaggaactttctagaacaaaagaggagaacgagcgacaacgtcaactactggacgctctcTTCAACAAACATGGAGAAGAAGTACACGTAGCAG acgtcagcGAAGAACATCTTCCTCCTGAGCAGCAGGAGTGGAGCTCCAGGAGGGAGCAGGAGGAACCGCAGCCCCCCCACGTTAAAGAGGAAGAGGGTGATTACAGCATCGGTCAGGATggagagcatcttgaaggactggaggagttcccagtgattGGTGTCATCGTGAAGAGTGaatatgatgaggtcaaaggtgaaagtgagcctccaagcagcagctcaagtcAACACCAGACAAGAGAaggtgatggagaccactgtggaggatcacaagcagacttaGCTCCACTGTCAGAGAGTGAGCACACATCTGCTGACACTGACCATGAAGCTGGTCAGACGTGTCACGCTGACAACGCTCGCTTTCAATGTTCTTTCTGTGACAAAACATTTGGCAAGAAGAGAAacatgaaaagacacatgaggtgTCACACTGCAGAGAAACCTTTCATGTGTTCAGATTGCGGTAAAACGTTCTCCATAAAAGGGCATCTGATAAGACACACCAGAacgcacactggagagaaaccattcGCGTGCTCGGTTTGTCACCAGACGTTCTCTCGGAAGGCGTCTTTGATAATACACACGAGGACGCACACCGGGGAGAAACCTTTTTCCTGCGCGGTGTGCGGTAAAAGTTTCACTCATCGGTCGACGTGGGTGAGACACAAGCGGGCGCACACGGGGGAAAAACCGTACGCCTGCTCCGTGTGCAACAAGAGGTTTTCTCAAAATGAATATTTGATAGCGCACAAAAGGACGCACACTGGCGAGAAACCGTTCCCTTGCTCGGTCTGCCACACGTATTTCCGTGATCGATCGGCACTGAGTAATCATATGAGGAGACACACTGACGAAAAGCCATTTTCCTGCACAATGTGCAACACAAGTTTTCGCGACCGCTCGTCCTTGAGGaaacacataaaaacacacaCCA